From a single Pedosphaera parvula Ellin514 genomic region:
- a CDS encoding PEP-CTERM sorting domain-containing protein: MKKLILSAVLGAGVLASAVSSYAQGTVNFNNTGFNITTNNLAGTSGVMSGSKAYTFGLYLAADAGSLSAVTTPVMLFSNAPIAGVISLSTVTLPSGFAAGSTYAFEVKGWSSTGGYGSYDAAFNGNPNGYFGISSIGTVTLGGGATPAGVIWGNNAGQVQGFTLTPVPEPSTIALAGLGAASLLLFRRRK, translated from the coding sequence ATGAAAAAACTTATTCTCAGTGCAGTCTTGGGTGCCGGAGTTCTGGCTTCGGCGGTAAGCTCCTATGCCCAAGGCACGGTGAACTTCAATAACACTGGGTTCAACATTACCACCAACAATTTGGCTGGTACTAGTGGTGTAATGTCGGGTTCAAAAGCTTACACCTTCGGCCTTTATCTGGCTGCGGATGCAGGTTCTCTGAGTGCCGTCACTACTCCAGTGATGTTGTTTTCCAATGCTCCCATTGCGGGCGTTATTTCGCTCTCAACCGTTACGTTGCCAAGTGGTTTTGCCGCAGGCAGCACATACGCCTTTGAAGTCAAAGGCTGGTCCTCTACCGGCGGTTATGGTAGCTATGACGCAGCCTTTAATGGCAATCCGAATGGATACTTCGGTATCTCCTCAATCGGAACTGTAACGCTGGGTGGTGGTGCAACCCCTGCGGGAGTCATCTGGGGTAATAACGCTGGTCAAGTTCAAGGCTTTACCTTGACGCCAGTTCCTGAGCCTTCCACAATCGCTCTTGCCGGCCTTGGCGCAGCTTCGCTGTTGCTGTTCCGCCGCCGCAAGTAA
- a CDS encoding PEP-CTERM sorting domain-containing protein produces MKKILSTILVAGYLAMAAAAHAQGTINFNNTGFNITTNNWSGTSGLMSGKGNYIFGLYLAADAGSLSVVTTPVMLFTNSPIAGVISLSTYALPTGFALGSTYAFEVKGWSATGGYGSYEAAMNGNSTGYFGMSSIGSVTLGGGATPAGVIWGSGPGQVQGFVIGVPEPSTIALASLGGAALLLFRRRSK; encoded by the coding sequence ATGAAAAAAATCCTAAGCACCATTTTGGTTGCCGGATACCTAGCCATGGCTGCGGCTGCGCACGCTCAAGGCACGATAAACTTCAATAACACCGGGTTCAATATTACCACCAACAATTGGTCTGGTACTTCAGGTCTGATGAGTGGTAAGGGTAATTATATTTTCGGCCTTTATCTGGCTGCGGATGCAGGTTCTCTGAGTGTCGTCACTACTCCAGTAATGTTGTTCACCAATTCTCCAATTGCGGGCGTTATTTCGCTCTCAACCTATGCGTTGCCAACTGGTTTTGCCTTGGGCAGCACATACGCCTTTGAAGTCAAAGGCTGGTCTGCTACCGGCGGTTATGGCAGCTATGAAGCAGCCATGAATGGCAATTCGACTGGATACTTCGGTATGTCCTCAATCGGAAGTGTAACGCTGGGCGGTGGTGCAACCCCTGCGGGAGTCATCTGGGGTAGTGGTCCTGGTCAAGTTCAAGGCTTTGTCATCGGTGTTCCTGAACCTTCCACGATCGCGCTTGCCAGTCTCGGCGGAGCCGCTCTTTTGCTGTTCCGCCGTCGCAGCAAGTGA
- a CDS encoding HEAT repeat domain-containing protein codes for MIRFFKRFSLPLFLAIGVACFFWWKHTQGEPEFRGRLLTTWMHQLHDQSGSETERAEALDAIKAMHESAVSYLANIVKPDESWFRQKARDRYGIKHPFLYKWFPPLLQSADRQQAIVTLGQLGPLAGSAIPALEWAARHKDARCAEARTALQQIRGESAAQWIEAMENGNTRGEIEVTALLASCSTNAHASIPALCQGLSSTNEWVSLACTRAFGQLHTDAGISVPALVENIKRFRSAPLASPSRVQASMFALSAFGAEARPAIPTLKECQLDSRLGTRRVAMICLTRILDYQEAREMLAASLAEPNQEVHDTAARLLQQLDAKADHGSLAK; via the coding sequence ATGATACGCTTTTTCAAAAGGTTCAGCTTGCCATTGTTCCTCGCAATAGGCGTGGCCTGTTTTTTCTGGTGGAAACATACGCAAGGCGAGCCGGAATTTCGCGGTCGACTGCTAACTACCTGGATGCATCAATTGCATGACCAGTCAGGAAGTGAAACGGAACGCGCTGAAGCCCTGGATGCGATAAAAGCCATGCACGAATCAGCCGTATCCTATCTGGCTAACATCGTGAAACCCGATGAATCCTGGTTCAGGCAAAAGGCGAGAGACCGATATGGAATAAAGCATCCTTTCCTGTATAAATGGTTTCCCCCCTTGCTTCAAAGCGCGGACCGTCAGCAGGCCATTGTGACCTTGGGACAATTGGGTCCGCTGGCCGGCAGTGCCATTCCCGCTCTTGAATGGGCAGCCAGACACAAAGATGCCAGGTGTGCGGAAGCCAGGACAGCGCTACAACAAATACGCGGGGAATCTGCAGCACAGTGGATTGAAGCAATGGAGAATGGCAACACAAGAGGAGAGATTGAGGTTACCGCGTTGCTGGCCTCCTGTAGCACGAATGCTCATGCCTCCATTCCGGCGCTTTGTCAGGGCCTGTCTTCCACCAATGAATGGGTAAGTTTGGCTTGCACCCGAGCGTTTGGCCAACTTCACACGGACGCCGGAATTTCCGTGCCTGCACTCGTGGAAAACATTAAACGCTTTCGCTCTGCTCCCCTCGCCTCTCCCTCGAGGGTGCAAGCCAGTATGTTCGCCTTGAGCGCGTTCGGTGCCGAGGCCCGGCCTGCAATCCCAACACTGAAGGAATGTCAGCTGGATTCCCGTCTGGGAACGCGCCGCGTCGCGATGATATGTTTAACCCGTATTTTGGATTACCAGGAAGCCAGGGAAATGCTGGCCGCAAGTTTGGCTGAGCCGAACCAGGAAGTTCATGATACAGCCGCTCGCCTGCTGCAACAGTTGGATGCTAAAGCGGATCATGGTTCATTAGCTAAATAG
- a CDS encoding type II toxin-antitoxin system RelE family toxin — protein sequence MRPFQIIFNPTSAGELARMPKELQLHILGEFRGLPQQVMNTDLDAFGKLERAGRTLHRFRVGDYRVYFEKHDLGLVVYRILSRHTLKDFYFRSGLKLDEDEALQQNPKFWELIEAARSASAKTAE from the coding sequence ATGCGGCCTTTTCAAATTATTTTTAACCCCACGAGTGCTGGCGAACTGGCCCGCATGCCGAAGGAACTTCAGTTGCACATTTTGGGTGAATTTCGCGGTCTTCCCCAGCAGGTGATGAATACGGACTTGGATGCCTTCGGAAAGCTCGAACGCGCCGGCCGCACGCTGCATCGCTTCAGGGTGGGGGATTACCGGGTTTATTTTGAAAAGCACGACCTTGGGTTGGTGGTTTATCGAATCCTTAGCCGGCATACCTTGAAGGATTTTTACTTTCGCTCCGGGTTGAAGCTGGATGAGGATGAAGCGCTCCAACAGAATCCGAAGTTCTGGGAACTGATTGAAGCGGCACGTTCTGCTTCTGCTAAAACCGCTGAGTGA
- a CDS encoding HNH endonuclease — protein sequence MNSFLNQHVLVLNRLWQAVNICTARRALTLLFEGHAHVVLDGQDGSFQTFNFSQWQDFSEQQPHPESIHTISFKIRVPRVILLVMFDRLPKKEVKFTRHNIFERDNNTCQYCGTVFDRKDLNLDHVIPRDRGGPTTWENIVCSCIPCNTRKANHTPYEAGMHLIRKPKRPKWRPFVQVNLGLNHHDSWKHFLDLAYWNVELGEDIGP from the coding sequence ATGAATTCTTTTCTAAACCAACATGTGCTGGTGCTGAATCGCCTCTGGCAGGCGGTGAACATCTGCACTGCGCGGCGGGCCCTGACTTTATTATTCGAAGGGCACGCTCACGTTGTTCTCGATGGCCAGGACGGTTCTTTCCAAACGTTCAACTTCAGCCAGTGGCAGGATTTTTCAGAGCAACAACCGCATCCCGAAAGCATCCACACCATTTCTTTCAAGATCCGTGTCCCGCGAGTGATTCTTTTGGTCATGTTCGACCGTTTACCGAAGAAGGAAGTGAAGTTTACCCGGCACAATATCTTCGAACGCGATAATAATACCTGCCAATACTGCGGAACGGTGTTTGATCGAAAAGACCTGAATCTTGATCACGTGATTCCGCGGGATCGTGGCGGACCAACAACCTGGGAGAACATCGTCTGCTCTTGCATTCCTTGTAATACTCGCAAGGCCAATCATACACCCTATGAAGCAGGCATGCACTTAATTCGCAAGCCGAAACGCCCGAAATGGCGGCCTTTCGTGCAGGTTAATCTGGGCCTGAACCATCACGATAGTTGGAAGCATTTCCTCGACCTGGCCTATTGGAACGTAGAACTTGGGGAAGATATAGGGCCCTGA
- a CDS encoding PEP-CTERM sorting domain-containing protein: protein MKRILFLIFGLITYVVGAFGQGTIYFANTPQFPVYTNNGISTYGNAPQNNFHVALYWGILGSTEAQLVQIGPAVGGVADGVFNGGVYTTPNGTAPGANAMFEVRGWTGNYTTYEAALAAAPNNLSVEIDTSGAWINPTGPNAGAPAAMLFGPTGFKRLFLSSVPEPSTIALAGMGGTMILIMLRRRKK, encoded by the coding sequence ATGAAAAGGATACTATTTCTGATTTTTGGGCTCATCACGTACGTCGTGGGCGCGTTTGGGCAGGGGACAATCTATTTTGCCAACACCCCTCAATTTCCTGTCTACACGAACAACGGCATAAGCACTTATGGCAATGCTCCCCAGAACAATTTCCATGTAGCTTTGTATTGGGGAATACTCGGTTCCACCGAAGCTCAACTCGTCCAGATTGGACCTGCTGTGGGCGGAGTGGCGGACGGTGTTTTCAACGGCGGCGTTTACACCACACCCAACGGGACCGCGCCCGGAGCCAATGCTATGTTTGAGGTGAGGGGGTGGACTGGCAATTACACTACTTATGAAGCTGCACTGGCTGCTGCTCCGAACAATCTCTCCGTGGAGATCGATACTTCAGGAGCCTGGATAAATCCTACCGGACCCAACGCTGGCGCCCCCGCCGCCATGCTCTTCGGCCCGACTGGATTTAAGCGCTTATTTTTGTCATCTGTTCCGGAACCTTCAACGATCGCCCTGGCAGGAATGGGTGGGACTATGATACTCATCATGCTCCGGCGTCGGAAAAAGTAA
- a CDS encoding tetratricopeptide repeat protein, whose product MKRFFTFVVLASLSLAPGAWAEGADDQYIAIYNLIQQADALNEKGQAGAAMAKYLDAQAALKRFQAGNPSWNSQVVNYRLNYLGSRISQISLKTQAQAAATNAPVPVNAATNAPTETPATTNEPTTPAPVAVPSEPVAPVPATTNATPPSASIELNSQIKAMETQIQQLQADKSSLEAKLKEALSAQPASIDPRELAKAEQHINELQKENDLLKVTFAQVKTNASQVDAAALEQARKDLAEANVKVNALIEANKSLTTEKQALQVKVKVAPAKDENSDALRSENEILKNELADLKGKHGTLAKGDDLSRQLLQAQAQVAALQSDKEILRLEKIALESRLKQVTASQPAVAAAPALDAATVEKIKMLEAQRDELQKSLDVATKELNGRKKGKETSARIVSMTKELATLRARVDTLEAHQIPYTTEELALFNNPDSKLSTADTTPAKKPRKQLSAESGKLVAEAQSLFVKHQYDRAEENYLKVLKEDDKNVFTLGNLAMIQAERGQFDEAEKNLKQALSVDSNDAYCLSILGRVKFQEEKYDEALDALSRAAQLDPQNAETQNYLGITLSHKGLRGPAETALRKAIQLDPGYGSAHNNLAVVYVTQKPPLTELARWHYQKALAAGHPKNSDLEKLLEVTKTAQNNP is encoded by the coding sequence ATGAAACGTTTCTTCACCTTCGTGGTTTTAGCCTCGCTATCGCTTGCTCCGGGAGCATGGGCTGAAGGGGCAGATGATCAATACATCGCTATTTATAATTTAATTCAGCAGGCAGACGCGTTGAATGAAAAAGGTCAGGCGGGCGCCGCCATGGCCAAGTATCTCGATGCTCAGGCTGCACTGAAGAGGTTCCAGGCCGGAAATCCGAGTTGGAACAGCCAAGTGGTGAACTATCGCCTTAATTACCTCGGCAGCCGGATTTCCCAAATTTCTTTAAAGACCCAGGCCCAGGCGGCGGCAACGAATGCTCCCGTTCCTGTGAATGCCGCCACCAATGCTCCGACCGAAACCCCGGCCACTACCAACGAACCAACAACTCCTGCACCTGTGGCCGTCCCCAGCGAACCCGTTGCGCCGGTTCCAGCAACCACGAATGCAACGCCGCCTTCGGCTTCAATTGAACTGAACTCCCAGATCAAGGCGATGGAGACGCAGATTCAGCAGTTGCAGGCTGACAAATCCTCGCTCGAAGCCAAGCTGAAAGAGGCTTTGAGCGCCCAACCGGCTTCGATTGATCCCCGTGAACTTGCCAAGGCAGAACAACACATCAACGAACTTCAGAAGGAAAATGATCTGCTCAAAGTGACCTTCGCCCAGGTTAAGACCAATGCGAGTCAGGTCGATGCCGCTGCTTTGGAGCAAGCCCGCAAAGATCTGGCCGAAGCGAATGTCAAAGTAAATGCTTTGATTGAGGCTAATAAATCTTTGACCACCGAAAAGCAGGCTCTCCAGGTCAAAGTTAAGGTCGCTCCTGCAAAGGATGAGAATAGTGACGCTCTGCGTAGTGAAAATGAAATTCTTAAAAATGAACTGGCTGATCTCAAGGGCAAGCATGGAACCCTGGCCAAAGGTGACGACTTGAGCCGCCAATTACTCCAAGCTCAGGCCCAGGTTGCTGCCTTACAGTCAGACAAGGAAATCCTTCGCCTCGAAAAAATTGCCCTCGAGAGCCGTCTAAAACAAGTTACTGCGAGTCAGCCTGCGGTTGCCGCCGCCCCAGCCCTCGACGCTGCCACTGTTGAAAAGATCAAGATGTTGGAAGCTCAACGCGACGAGCTGCAGAAGAGCCTCGACGTCGCAACAAAGGAACTCAACGGTCGGAAGAAGGGCAAGGAAACTTCCGCTCGCATTGTAAGCATGACCAAAGAGTTGGCCACGCTTCGTGCTCGCGTCGATACCCTCGAAGCACATCAAATTCCCTATACTACTGAGGAACTTGCTCTCTTTAATAATCCCGATTCCAAACTGTCCACCGCGGACACAACTCCGGCGAAAAAACCTCGCAAACAGTTGTCCGCTGAATCCGGCAAACTGGTGGCTGAAGCTCAAAGTCTCTTCGTCAAACACCAGTATGACAGGGCAGAGGAAAATTATTTGAAGGTTCTCAAGGAAGATGACAAAAACGTTTTTACCCTGGGCAACCTGGCCATGATTCAAGCGGAGCGCGGGCAGTTTGATGAGGCAGAGAAAAATCTAAAGCAGGCTTTGAGCGTTGATTCCAATGATGCTTATTGTCTCTCCATCCTCGGACGCGTCAAGTTTCAGGAAGAGAAATACGACGAGGCATTGGATGCTCTAAGTCGCGCGGCTCAGTTGGATCCTCAAAACGCCGAAACCCAGAATTACCTTGGCATTACCCTCAGTCATAAAGGCCTTCGTGGGCCGGCTGAAACGGCTTTGCGCAAAGCCATCCAGCTCGATCCCGGGTACGGCAGCGCACACAACAATCTCGCTGTGGTTTACGTCACTCAAAAGCCGCCGTTGACGGAACTTGCCCGCTGGCATTACCAAAAAGCTTTGGCAGCTGGACACCCAAAAAACTCTGATTTGGAAAAGCTGCTTGAAGTCACCAAAACTGCTCAGAATAATCCTTGA
- a CDS encoding secondary thiamine-phosphate synthase enzyme YjbQ, whose protein sequence is MLHQASYEFSVATRGRGFYEITRQVSAWIGDCAVQQGLITLHLRHTSASLLIQENADPEVRRDLERFFSRLVPDGDALFQHTAEGEDDMPAHVRTALTAVNLSIPIMDSRLVLGTWQGIYVWEHRVEPHSRRVAAHILGE, encoded by the coding sequence ATGCTGCATCAGGCGTCTTACGAATTTTCAGTGGCTACTCGTGGCCGTGGTTTTTATGAGATCACCAGGCAAGTCTCCGCCTGGATAGGTGACTGTGCTGTCCAACAAGGGCTAATAACGCTACATCTGCGTCACACCTCCGCTTCACTCCTCATTCAGGAAAACGCCGACCCGGAAGTTCGTCGCGACCTGGAGCGTTTTTTCTCACGATTGGTGCCGGATGGCGATGCGCTTTTCCAACACACTGCTGAAGGGGAGGACGACATGCCTGCGCATGTGCGGACTGCGCTCACTGCCGTCAACCTTAGTATTCCCATCATGGACAGCCGCCTGGTTTTGGGCACCTGGCAGGGAATCTATGTTTGGGAACATCGCGTCGAACCACATTCCCGGCGCGTGGCCGCACATATCCTGGGTGAATAG
- a CDS encoding FG-GAP repeat domain-containing protein, whose translation MQKPNLTKTLLRAGSLLSAAFFLLSASRAEDVTNRFGFTGPEIFPIDPQISLLRSADLDGDGLNDLVLVNNARSKINLLYNQTGQTNRVKKASARDIKQELNELPPDARFRIESIASEKRISALVVADLNGDGKPDIAYYGEPKELVVIYNQGTNGWSAPKRWAIDDGQLTGNALVSGDLNGDHLTDLVLLGETQVYVLSQKKDHTLGEPEKIPYSGSVKAVQVLDIDGDGRNDLMLVNWESPNPFRFRLQNDSGQLGPEIYFAVPPIRSYTTDNLEGNEKNQIITIAQNSGRAQVSEFTRKAAEELSGVFKKGQFQVMPLNKSDKARRGMLWADVNGDKLPDLLVAEPESGQVSIYLQKPDGTLEAPKTFSTLTGVSDLAVGDWNGDGKPDIFLLSGDERQLGVAQMDEKGGLPFPTRIPLDGKPLAMAVGKLKADGKPVLAVIVDQDGKRSLVTRTADGKSKTQKLNENFKSNPTSIAFQDVNQDGLADLVVLIPYEKIKVLLQVTGKDFDEQDVAPPGGSVEEPWMSSVDVDGDGKPELLLAQKNFLRAVVLKQEAAAQNSTNRAGWVFSVKEQINGAGSNSRLVGVAALPNGTNAVNSLFLLDAERKVLTLSERDKAGVWQVVRNISLPFTSFTSLQSIALGSSNLNSVAFLGKDAVGWMPLEGKVWEFTELDSYETPIKDGHLNDMVTGDLDNDGRKDVVFLETARNYLDVVTFDANRKLVPANRWQVFEERTFRGRRGDLPEPREGLIIDVTGDGKNDLVIMVHDRLLVYPQE comes from the coding sequence ATGCAAAAACCGAATCTAACTAAAACCCTCCTGCGCGCGGGCTCTCTGTTAAGCGCTGCATTTTTTCTTTTAAGTGCTTCGCGCGCAGAGGATGTTACCAACCGCTTCGGCTTTACCGGACCGGAGATTTTCCCGATCGATCCTCAAATATCCCTTCTGCGATCCGCTGATCTCGACGGAGATGGCCTGAATGACCTTGTGCTCGTTAATAACGCCAGGTCTAAAATCAATTTATTATACAACCAGACCGGCCAGACCAACCGGGTGAAGAAGGCCTCGGCGCGAGACATCAAACAGGAGTTGAACGAACTCCCACCTGATGCCCGTTTTCGCATCGAGTCAATTGCCTCGGAAAAGCGTATTTCGGCACTCGTGGTAGCTGATTTAAATGGTGACGGTAAACCCGACATTGCCTACTACGGCGAGCCAAAGGAACTCGTGGTAATTTACAATCAGGGCACAAATGGCTGGAGCGCGCCCAAACGTTGGGCAATTGATGACGGTCAGCTCACAGGAAACGCTCTGGTTTCCGGTGACTTGAATGGGGACCACCTTACGGACCTGGTATTGCTTGGCGAAACGCAGGTGTATGTTTTAAGCCAAAAGAAAGACCATACCCTGGGCGAGCCCGAAAAAATTCCGTACTCAGGCTCAGTCAAAGCTGTGCAAGTGCTGGATATTGATGGGGATGGACGTAACGACCTTATGCTGGTCAACTGGGAGAGTCCTAATCCATTCCGTTTCCGACTGCAAAATGACTCCGGCCAGTTGGGACCTGAAATTTATTTTGCAGTGCCTCCGATCCGTTCCTATACAACGGACAATCTGGAGGGAAATGAAAAGAATCAAATTATTACGATCGCCCAGAACTCTGGACGCGCCCAGGTTTCTGAATTCACACGGAAAGCGGCGGAGGAACTTTCCGGTGTATTCAAGAAGGGCCAGTTTCAAGTCATGCCCTTAAACAAGAGCGATAAGGCCCGACGCGGCATGCTCTGGGCCGATGTCAACGGTGACAAGTTGCCCGACTTGCTGGTGGCAGAACCTGAGAGCGGACAGGTCTCGATCTACCTTCAAAAACCTGACGGCACATTGGAAGCTCCTAAAACTTTCTCTACGCTCACCGGGGTCAGTGATCTGGCCGTGGGGGATTGGAACGGGGATGGCAAGCCTGACATTTTCCTTTTGAGTGGTGATGAACGTCAACTTGGCGTGGCCCAAATGGATGAGAAGGGTGGATTGCCTTTCCCAACCCGCATTCCTTTGGATGGCAAACCTCTAGCCATGGCAGTCGGCAAACTGAAGGCAGATGGCAAGCCAGTGCTGGCAGTCATCGTGGATCAGGATGGAAAACGTTCCCTGGTGACTCGCACTGCTGATGGTAAGAGCAAAACTCAGAAGTTGAATGAGAATTTCAAATCGAATCCGACTTCCATTGCTTTTCAGGACGTGAACCAAGATGGGTTGGCCGATCTGGTTGTGCTGATTCCTTATGAGAAGATCAAAGTTCTGCTTCAAGTGACGGGCAAGGATTTCGATGAGCAGGATGTCGCGCCGCCCGGCGGCAGTGTCGAAGAGCCTTGGATGAGTTCGGTGGATGTCGATGGTGATGGAAAACCTGAATTGCTCCTGGCTCAAAAGAATTTTCTGCGGGCCGTGGTGCTCAAGCAGGAAGCTGCAGCTCAAAATTCCACAAATCGCGCTGGCTGGGTGTTCAGCGTTAAGGAACAGATTAACGGCGCGGGAAGTAACTCACGACTCGTGGGTGTCGCTGCCCTACCGAATGGGACTAATGCCGTCAATTCGCTGTTTTTGTTGGATGCTGAGCGAAAGGTTCTGACACTTTCCGAGCGTGACAAAGCGGGTGTCTGGCAGGTCGTCCGCAACATATCCTTGCCCTTTACCTCCTTCACCAGTCTTCAATCGATTGCGCTGGGAAGCTCCAACCTGAACAGCGTTGCATTCCTTGGAAAGGATGCGGTGGGTTGGATGCCTCTTGAAGGTAAAGTTTGGGAATTTACGGAGTTGGACAGCTATGAAACTCCAATCAAAGACGGCCATTTGAACGACATGGTCACGGGTGACTTGGACAACGATGGTCGAAAAGACGTCGTCTTTCTGGAAACCGCCAGAAACTACCTCGACGTGGTTACTTTCGACGCCAATCGGAAACTGGTTCCAGCCAACCGTTGGCAGGTCTTTGAAGAACGCACCTTCCGTGGACGCCGTGGCGACCTGCCCGAACCTCGCGAAGGTCTCATCATTGACGTAACCGGCGATGGCAAGAATGACCTCGTCATCATGGTTCACGACCGCCTTCTGGTTTATCCGCAGGAATAA